DNA from Anaerolineae bacterium:
ACCCGGCAGTGGTAGAGTTTGTCCCGCTGGATGAGGCCTACTACTATTTCCCGGTCTCCTGCGCCACGCAGGCCCAGGCCGAGGGCATTCGCCGCGCCTTCGCGCGCTCCGAGGCCCTGCGCCGGCCGGAAGACCCCCGGCAGGTGGTCTTCACCATTTTGCCCGGGCATGGGGCCGTCATCGTGGAGAAATGGGCCGCCGGCAAGGCACCCTTTCAGCTCATCTGGGAATATATCGACGACGGCCGGCTGGTCATCGAGAGCCGCATCCCGCAGGGGACGTTCCGCTTCGTGCCGGGTGCGGACGGGCGGATGCATATCTCGGCAGAACAGTTCTAGCCGGCTCAGCGGGCATGGTTCTGAGGGTCCATATCGGGAGGAGCCTGCCGGCCGAAGGTGCGCACCGCTTCCCTGGCAAGCTGGTCCACGCGCTCGTTGTGCGGGTCGCCGGCATGTCCCCGTACCCAGCGCCATTCGATCTCGTGCATATCCAGCAGGGCGGCCAGCTCCTGCCACAGGTCCTGATTGCGCACGGGGCTTTTCTGGGCAGTGCGCCAGCCGTTGCGCCGCCATTTGGGAAGCCACTCGGTGATGCCGCGCTGGAGATACTCAGAGTCGGTGTACAGCGTGACCTTGCATGGCCGCTTGAGGGCTTTGAGCGCGGCGATGGCGGCCCGCAGTTCCATGCGGTTGTTGGTGGTGTGCGACGAACCGCCGGCCAGCTCCTTTCGGTGCCGGCCGGAGATCAGCAGGGCCGCCCAGCCCCCCGGCCCTGGATTCCCCTCGCACGCTCCATCGGTATAGATGATCACTTCCGGGCGTCGTTCGGTCATGTCGGCCCCCGCGCGAAATAAATCATGCACCTTGTCAAAGGATGATACCGCAAAATCGCCGTTCTGCAAAGGCCACGGCCGCGAGATAGCGGTAGCCCCTGCCCCTTCCCCCACATGCGGGGAAGGGATCGGGGACGGGGCTTCGGAACCGGATCCACCAACCATACTTTTCAACACCCGCTCGTTGCCGGCCTTGACGAGCGAGCCTGTTTTCGTGTACAATATGAGTGTCATCGCGAACAATGACTCGGTTCGTGAGAATAGGGGCTGTTCCTGCAGCGCGGCGCCGCACAATAGGGAAGGCTCATTGATGGCTATCTGCCCCTGCCCATCCGTTTTTCGAAGAACAGTATGTTCTATCCGTTTAATTGGCCCTGGCCAGAGCCAGCGCTCCTTCGGGTGCGCCGGCCCCATTGTGGCGCAGGGCTGTTTTGTTTGCCTGACTGGCCGGTAGCGTCCCGTTCCACACCTTTGGCGCGTTGAGAAGACATCGGACCTTCGCTGACCCGGGGTCAAACCGCTTATCATTCCATCCCTGCCCCTGCTGTGATATGTGGGGAGCCTTTTGCCGCGGCGTGTCCGCTCGACCCATCCCGGCGGTATGCCGGCACTGCC
Protein-coding regions in this window:
- the rnhA gene encoding ribonuclease HI; the encoded protein is MTERRPEVIIYTDGACEGNPGPGGWAALLISGRHRKELAGGSSHTTNNRMELRAAIAALKALKRPCKVTLYTDSEYLQRGITEWLPKWRRNGWRTAQKSPVRNQDLWQELAALLDMHEIEWRWVRGHAGDPHNERVDQLAREAVRTFGRQAPPDMDPQNHAR